The Branchiostoma floridae strain S238N-H82 chromosome 8, Bfl_VNyyK, whole genome shotgun sequence genome has a segment encoding these proteins:
- the LOC118421286 gene encoding zinc finger protein 37-like, producing the protein MAGTLNPPTARSSPQRSSRVSLPRQLQQQLNLQRNSRMFCDITLQVQGARFPVHKCVLAAFSPHFSLLLSNSDRTVVELNTLTEVGVRAVIDFMYTSDFVLTQDNIVAISAAAWYLQITELSQDCQMYLMKNLHGGGVGSASQERQRCSDTSVQQVAMNSANNIRCDNTSRAQALQANMQASQPSQQESNVCTPTENEPQQFSEEWFDEEIHKSQSHGVQENKDRPSTSSCSSVQQLEQVFKPMQETHSSISQSHGVLENKHKPSTSSCGQQLEEVLSKPMQEPHSSISQSHGVLENRHRPSTSSCAQQLEKVFKPMQEQPMGTEENDVITIKDEDDESMSPFTTEESAYSFDYGASNTTGTLALPEYGIPFSTPLEHRVTSEGVVVTAQANQDVFQKNLPSHSAVGVSQDHAARPFECGQCKFRFKMLCHLKTHVRIHTGEKPYHCVVCPSRFTRKDHLTLHLRTHTGERPYQCPLCPNSFAQKSSLNMHVARRHKDTS; encoded by the coding sequence AGGTTCCCCGTCCACAAGTGCGTCCTAGCAGCCTTCTCCCCCCACTTCTCCCTCTTACTCTCTAACAGTGACAGAACGGTGGTCGAACTGAACACTCTCACAGAAGTAGGCGTGAGAGCGGTAATCGACTTCATGTACACGTCAGACTTCGTTCTTACGCAGGACAACATCGTGGCGATATCTGCGGCAGCGTGGTACCTACAGATCACCGAACTGAGCCAAGACTGTCAAATGTACCTTATGAAGAACCTACACGGAGGAGGGGTTGGTAGTGCTAGTCAGGAGAGACAGCGTTGTTCAGATACTTCTGTACAACAAGTGGCAATGAATAGTGCAAACAACATAAGGTGTGACAACACGAGCAGAGCACAAGCTTTACAGGCCAATATGCAGGCATCACAGCCTTCACAGCAAGAATCAAATGTTTGTACGCCTACAGAGAATGAACCACAGCAGTTCTCTGAAGAATGGTTTGACGAAGAAATTCACAAGTCTCAGAGTCATGGTGTACAGGAAAATAAAGACAGACCTAGTACCAGTAGTTGTAGTAGTGTGCAGCAACTTGAACAGGTGTTCAAGCCAATGCAAGAAACTCACAGTTCTATATCTCAAAGTCATGGTGTTCTGGAAAATAAACACAAACCTAGTACGAGTAGTTGTGGCCAGCAACTCGAAGAGGTGTTAAGTAAACCAATGCAAGAACCTCACAGCTCTATATCTCAAAGTCACGGTGTTCTGGAAAATAGACACAgacctagtactagtagttgtgcCCAGCAACTTGAAAAGGTGTTTAAACCAATGCAAGAACAGCCAATGGGGACAGAGGAAAATGATGTAATCACAATCAAGGATGAGGATGATGAAAGTATGAGCCCGTTTACAACAGAGGAGAGTGCTTACAGCTTTGACTATGGTGCCAGCAATACTACCGGTACTCTTGCACTACCAGAATACGGGATTCCTTTCTCAACTCCTTTAGAACACAGAGTAACAAGTGAGGGGGTTGTTGTAACTGCTCAAGCTAATCAGGATGTCTTTCAGAAAAACCTCCCATCTCATAGCGCTGTAGGGGTGAGTCAAGATCATGCCGCGAGACCATTTGAGTGCGGCCAGTGCAAGTTCAGGTTCAAGATGCTGTGTCACCTGAAGACTCACGTGAGAATCCACACGGGGGAGAAGCCTTACCACTGCGTGGTGTGTCCATCACGGTTCACCCGCAAGGATCACCTGACGCTGCACCTGCGTacgcacaccggtgagagaccctatcAGTGTCCGCTGTGCCCGAACAGCTTCGCACAGAAATCTTCCTTAAACATGCACGTGGCAAGGAGACACAAGGACACTTCATAG